The genomic segment tttcattgatttttgttcatttcctaACCTGTTCCCAAGTGTCCAGGATCATGACGTCATCCGTGGCCAGGTCGTCCTGAGTCATCTCCCCAGGTACTTCTTCAATCTGGGTTGGAAAAATAGATTAAAGTTACGCGTCtctgactgtaaaaaaaaaaacagatttttcatCATACTGACTAAAGAAGAAAAACGATCCATTAACGTTACACACAAACTATCCAGTTActgtaaagcaagggtgtcagactcgggttggttaacgtcaactcgatttcatgtgggccggaccattttagatataatatttagattttttttttataaatggactggattaaaagccctgaatattcagtttttttatagatgtaaaacaatgtttattttagcttttttaaatatatttttagattttacaaaaggatttttgaactaaaaacacagaaaaaatggattaaaaaattacaattattgatttaaaagggggaaaatcaggaaatttaatatacatctatactcttcacttcaatttgatcctaaaacagaaagtcggcactcatgattgactttcccgggccacacaaaatgatgcggcgggccagatttggcccgcgggccgccactttgacacatgtgctgcaAAGTGTCTTTTGCTAACTTCGACTTACAATGAAGTTTCCAGTCTTGTTGGAGCAAGCAAACAGTCGAGGAGGATGGGCGTCCATCTTGTCCTTAAGTCTGGTAGAAGTGCGATAGGCCTCCTTTCCTCCAAGCGCATCCCAAAATTCATctgaaaaatggcattttatgtTATGcggacatattttttttgcaggtgaAAACCTTTGCTTGGAATCCATACTTTATACAAATACTCCCTACCTGTCTCTCCTCCCTCTTGCACCTCAGAAGGCGTGGCTCCGATGATGTCACACAGTTGCTGAGCTCCGGTCTTCTCCGTATCGCTGGCCCCGAGTCCCACCCACAGGAAGGAACCAGCGGGGCTCACCAGAATAAAAGCATCGTTGGAGTTCAGATGGGCCGCCACCGCGTCCACCTAAACATCCGAACCAAGTACGCGACTTTAACTCTCATCTTCTCTGGATTCACAATTGTGAGGTCTTTAAGGCGTTTCTAAAATGGCGTCGGACTTTTACCTCCACAGCCCTGGTGTGTCCCGCCGAGTTGGAGCGCACCTGGAAGAGGCGAGTCTCCGCGGGAGATGACTGACCTCCGTCCCTGGACGTCCCGCCCTTGTAGACCACCATGGGCTGGCCTCCGAAAAGACTCATCAGGTGGGCCGGCTCTTTACCCTGCATCACCCTCACCTGGCACACAAACGGCGAGATCTCGTTAGTATTGGGTCGGGTGGGTGCACTGCGCTGGTTTCACTGCGCGATTCATCTCATGCGTGGGTTGTTGTCCGATCATCCCTTGTTGTCAAGTCATTTGTCCTGTCAtgccacattttggccacaaggGAGAATGGTTGAGCTAAACGACAATTTTGCACTATATTTGCGTGCCTGGGAGTGTTAGTTAATAGTGCATCAGTGAATATTTGCACAATGCTTCAAGTCAAAGCAAATATTTGATCTGAGgaaaatttcctttttttttctcgatctGACCGGGTGACAATGGGTGGCTGTcaattagattaaactttattcatcccatagcacatgcagttttttttcttcaaagtgaAGCTTTACTAATGTTGAATTCTGATCTAAGCCTCAATTAATTAGCCCCATAAAACAATGCACCAGCGCCATCTACAAAGAAAACTACGCTCAGGTACAAATTCTAATTAAATTTGAATATAGTGCATTACTATATGtgcaaaaatacattattacaTTACAGTTCTACACTACTTGAATCAAAGTATAGATTATCCTGGCTGGCAGCATCATAattatgaagaaaataaaaatagtattgaaaaaaaatacactttgtgAAATTGGGACTATAATTCTATTTAGTCTATATtttctatataaataaatgatatattATACATAAGCTATCATTCTTGGACACACACAAACTATACATGCAGTTGAGTTGCAATGAAATGTACACAAACATGAGACATGCGCATGTGAAATTGAAAATGCAGTCAAAGGCACAGAGCCAGGACTGTGTTATTATATCAACTACTTTTTATATCTACATATTATATAGACTTTATGGAAAATTGCATGATTGGAACCATGGTGTATTAGTTAAATGGGAGAACTGCTAAGAGCTACGTTACTAATGGTCAAGTCGACAGAAGGTCGTATCTTGTCGCTGGCTCTGTACAAAAAGACGAGAGTCCGTTTGGATAGGACAATACTACCTGAGTGGTTATAGGAGCACCGACAACCTGAGGGAAAAATAAGTGTTGCAAAATTTAAGGAGTAGAGAAGCCCGTTGGCGAGGCAGCCACAAATCGAAAGGATGCAAAGATCAAATGAGGAGAGCACGGAATACGACAGTGGCTAAATGGGTTGAAAGATGCTAAAATCGTTAAAACAAAAACGGTTTACGAAAAGCCGAAAGGGGTCCGTGCCCAACTTGCGTTACCTGTACGGGACCGCCCCCAAGCTCGTCGTCAAGCTGTGCACCGAGGATAGCGCAGGCCCCGATTTCATCTTGGCTGGAATCCATTCCTTGCCTGTGGATAGAAAAATGGCAGGGGTGACATTTCAATGctttatttgtaaataaaatacctgtcagttgctccccttattaatgagtgcaattccccttactatgcactaaattcaagattctgtagatgtcgctgaatgacgctgacagcttgactgtgtggTTACATTGCTTGttgacgtgctatatttatatagtgaaaaggcggaatgcatatcatgctcaaagtatgacaatattagcagtccacgatgacatttttgtgaccgagacgatccgggttagagccgaaatgagtaaaacgagatcggttttacaaaaaaaaacgttttaaaaaatCCCGGACAAAAGTTGTacactttgaaatgataaaaaaaggtataaaatataggaaaaacgtaaaagttgacaggtatgatatacaGAGTTTGGTTGTGATTGCCTCTCTCGTCCTTCTCACCACATGTAGATGATATGTCCACGACGTCCTCCGTGATGGTAGTTATAAAGGATGATGTAGCTGTCCCCGCCAAAGAACTGGCCGTACGTGGACGGGTCCACCGCCATCTTGTCGGATCCTTCGATACGCCAGAtctgtatgaaaaaaataataatacaaaatggaTTTCTCTTCTTCTCAAAAGAGGGACGCCATCGAAGAGCATCTCACCTGTTTCTCTCCGCTGCCGTCATCCACCATGCCATGCTGGGCCGCCATGGCGGCGGAATCGTGCAGACAGGCGGCGTCAAAGGGCACTTTCTCAATCCTGGCGATGCTGTTGGCGATGTAGGCCAGGCCCAAGCCCACCGTCTGGTCTTTGTCCCTCCAGTTCTTGAAAAACTGCTTGAAGAGTGGCGTCTCGCCCATCTCGGGAAGGATCTGCACTTGGGTATGTTTGGGGTAACCCATCTTCTCGATGAATTCCTCGGCCGCTCGGATCGACTCCTTTCGCTCGTCCGTGTTGGCATCTTGACCTTCGGGGGGGGAACAAAAGAAAGGACGTGACCCTGACGCTCGTGAGCAGAATATGCGGGTATGACTGAGATTTGGCAAAAAGAGAGAAGGGCTAGAAAAGTGCGAATTGAGCTTACCTTTCCATACATAGATTTTGCCGTCCGAGCCGTGGTCCAGAATGAAACAGTCTCCCGACTCCAGAGCGCTTTGCGGGAACGGGTTCTCTTCAGCCACCAGCGCCATTGTCATACCTCCACTCGCATTGGACACCTATAGAGTGTTTGACAAGGAATAAAGGAAAGGCATTTAGTgcgattgcatacctgtcaaatgCTCctgttattaatgattgcatttcCACGTAttaattcaagggtgtcagactctggttggttcgcgggccgctttaacgtcaacttgatttcacgtgggccggaccattttagatataatatttagatttttttatataaatggattaaaagaactggattaaaagccctgaatagtccgtttttatagatctaaaacaatgtttattttagcttttttaaatatttttttagattttacaaaatgatttttgaactaaaaacacaaaatggattaaaaaattacaattattgatttaaaagggaaaaatcaggaaatttattatttatctatactccattttaatttgatcctaaaacagaaagtcatgatttactttcccgggccacacaaaatgatgcggcaggccagatttggcccccgggtcgccactttgTGGTCTAGCTATATCGCTTGccgacgcgctatatttatatagtgaaaaggcgcaAATGACTGACgtgcatgacaacattagcagtcAGCAATGACGATTTCGTCTCCTACTTAGTGACCtagacgatccagattagagccgaaatggctaaaaccagatcggttttacaaaaaacgtacttgaaaaaaaatccgtacaaaagttgtgagacggcgtacacaatttgaaataatcaaaaaacttATAAATTAACAGGTATGCGATTGTAAAGCACAGATCGTAAACCTCTTTCAAATATTGTCCGTCAACATATTAGTTCTTATGACCTCTCCTTTTTCAACAAACTTTTAAAAaggcagattaaaaaaaaaatcgacattgATAACTTCATTGCCGCAGACAGTAAATCCAAGGGAATAGGATTAGTATGACCTGTTGCTCAGATTATGTCATTAATCTTCCTAGTACAGCTGCTAATAACATTTTTGCAAATATACGGCAGTATCATTTCACAATGTTGAAGAAAAAACATGGCAACCTTGTACAATTTGGCCTTCTTTCGGTTGGACGCGTCAGCTTTGATGTCATCAGAAGTTCCAAGAGGCAGATCTGGTTTTTCTCCTAAAACCTAGTAGCAAAAAGATCCATTTTTAAGGTCGTCAAATTTGATTAACATCTGATTAAGGGCTAGCATCAAATTGTTCGGGGGTAAATGGCGTATTACTTAATTTTAACGATAAAATGATCGCACCTCTATCATCTTGTCTCTCTCCATCCCCTCATCACAGACGTAAACGCGAGCCCTGCCGCTTCGCTCATTGTCTCGGATGCCCTTGGCGACCTGCGTGGCCTTCAGCTTCTCGAAACGATTACTCTGGGAGCCGCACCACTGGTAGATTTCCTGCGAGCCACCAAGGAGAGGCAAAAATAAGTCCAGGCAAATTCAAGCCGACAATAGAGTGAAACAGCTTCCCGTCATTTCAGGACCCAAAGCAGAtgtttaaaaaggaagtccaaCGTGACTCACGTTTCCCAAGTCCAGAATGAAGCAGTCTCCCTGGTTGAAGCTGTCCCAGCTGACCGGTACCTCGGTTGCCCTGACGACACGTCGACCTTTGACCTGGAGCACTCGCTGTACAACCACCTCGTTGGTGACGACGTGCTTGAATCCTGAGGCCACGCCTCCTTTCTGGCaagtacaaatacattttccaaaGTTAATGACTGACCGTCTAATTCCCGAGTGTATCGCAGCACTGTCACTTTAAATTAAATCGCGTGCATCCGAAACTTAAGCAAATACTTGACAAATTAACACTGAATCTCACCATGTACTTGAGCCCGGATTTGAAATAGCCGAGGAAGGTTTTCGACTCGTGGCCCTCGACTTCCCGGTACTGGATGGGCTTCCCCCCGAGGAAGTCGTCCATTTGGACCGTAAAAATGGCTGCCGAGCCTCGCTCATCCTGCGTGGAGAAATCGCCTGCCCAAGCAAaaacacccacaaaaaaacagtGCTTTATCTTCATTTTCTATTCAAATCTAACACTAGTTTTCACGGGGCCAATCACACTACAGATTTGGCAAAATCCCTGgaatcacatacctgtcaatttattttttattttttcccgtattttatacattttttttatcatatcaTGTTGTGTATCCCATAAAACAAGTTTtgcacaggatttttttaagtatgttttttttgtaaaaccgatcttgttttttccatttcggctctaatccggatcgccTCGGTCGCTGGTAGCGGACGGAAACgtcatcgactgctaatattatcATGCCTTAGGCATGTCAAGTTTGCCTTTTCACGAtttaaatatagcg from the Stigmatopora argus isolate UIUO_Sarg chromosome 16, RoL_Sarg_1.0, whole genome shotgun sequence genome contains:
- the gsna gene encoding gelsolin a isoform X1 — encoded protein: MAQHAEFERAGKKQGLQVWRVENFDLVPVPENLHGGFYTGDAYIILNTIKQRSGNLQYDLHFWLGDFSTQDERGSAAIFTVQMDDFLGGKPIQYREVEGHESKTFLGYFKSGLKYMKGGVASGFKHVVTNEVVVQRVLQVKGRRVVRATEVPVSWDSFNQGDCFILDLGNEIYQWCGSQSNRFEKLKATQVAKGIRDNERSGRARVYVCDEGMERDKMIEVLGEKPDLPLGTSDDIKADASNRKKAKLYKVSNASGGMTMALVAEENPFPQSALESGDCFILDHGSDGKIYVWKGQDANTDERKESIRAAEEFIEKMGYPKHTQVQILPEMGETPLFKQFFKNWRDKDQTVGLGLAYIANSIARIEKVPFDAACLHDSAAMAAQHGMVDDGSGEKQIWRIEGSDKMAVDPSTYGQFFGGDSYIILYNYHHGGRRGHIIYMWQGMDSSQDEIGACAILGAQLDDELGGGPVQVVGAPITTQVRVMQGKEPAHLMSLFGGQPMVVYKGGTSRDGGQSSPAETRLFQVRSNSAGHTRAVEVDAVAAHLNSNDAFILVSPAGSFLWVGLGASDTEKTGAQQLCDIIGATPSEVQEGGETDEFWDALGGKEAYRTSTRLKDKMDAHPPRLFACSNKTGNFIIEEVPGEMTQDDLATDDVMILDTWEQVFVWIGNEAQDEEKTEAMTSAVRYIETDPANRDRRTPIVKIKQGFEPPTFTGWFLGWDHDYWTSDPLERAMAELAL
- the gsna gene encoding gelsolin a isoform X2; this translates as MAQHAEFERAGKKQGLQVWRVENFDLVPVPENLHGGFYTGDAYIILNTIKQRSGNLQYDLHFWLGDFSTQDERGSAAIFTVQMDDFLGGKPIQYREVEGHESKTFLGYFKSGLKYMKGGVASGFKHVVTNEVVVQRVLQVKGRRVVRATEVPVSWDSFNQGDCFILDLGNEIYQWCGSQSNRFEKLKATQVAKGIRDNERSGRARVYVCDEGMERDKMIEVLGEKPDLPLGTSDDIKADASNRKKAKLYKVSNASGGMTMALVAEENPFPQSALESGDCFILDHGSDGKIYVWKGQDANTDERKESIRAAEEFIEKMGYPKHTQVQILPEMGETPLFKQFFKNWRDKDQTVGLGLAYIANSIARIEKVPFDAACLHDSAAMAAQHGMVDDGSGEKQIWRIEGSDKMAVDPSTYGQFFGGDSYIILYNYHHGGRRGHIIYMWQGMDSSQDEIGACAILGAQLDDELGGGPVQVRVMQGKEPAHLMSLFGGQPMVVYKGGTSRDGGQSSPAETRLFQVRSNSAGHTRAVEVDAVAAHLNSNDAFILVSPAGSFLWVGLGASDTEKTGAQQLCDIIGATPSEVQEGGETDEFWDALGGKEAYRTSTRLKDKMDAHPPRLFACSNKTGNFIIEEVPGEMTQDDLATDDVMILDTWEQVFVWIGNEAQDEEKTEAMTSAVRYIETDPANRDRRTPIVKIKQGFEPPTFTGWFLGWDHDYWTSDPLERAMAELAL